A part of Odontesthes bonariensis isolate fOdoBon6 chromosome 23, fOdoBon6.hap1, whole genome shotgun sequence genomic DNA contains:
- the LOC142373653 gene encoding uncharacterized protein LOC142373653 isoform X2 — protein MIQLGNLFTHFHLSSKASESAQSQSKRQMATLPGFLQHVMKLTGLRKEDVYCSLRIPDQFQTARNDIDIVILAGQGIFCIDVKPWRGTVSAHNKNWHVQVKEEDQNFVNTCIEQIEDPLKAIMTKTANLCSHLKRSGVPVRHSLFFPRVVFLSPDCKLDDELMKRKELVSHSQIDDFLRSFKEGYMAWISDAFTPSWVSGHLSYRQMESVREVLRRVGTWDLVRLHCGEQLKGDFQGCQYIAPNRQDTDTLEFSRVKTLSADSLWALLGHAPQDQRRGRRCQNPSEHHSQHHTQHMTGWCGLRN, from the exons ATGATTCAGCTTGGGAACCTGTTCACCCACTTTCACCTGAGCTCCAAAGCCTCAGAAAGCGCACAAAGCCAGAGCAAAAGGCAAATGGCCACACTGCCTGGCTTTTTACAACATGTCAT GAAACTCACTGGTCTGAGGAAGGAAGACGTTTACTGCAGTCTTCGTATCCCTGACCAGTTTCAGACAGCCAGGAATGACATCGACATTGTTATCCTTGCAG GCCAAGGGATCTTCTGCATAGATGTAAAACCCTGGAGAGGGACAGTGTCCGCTCACAACAAAAACTGGCATGTGCAAGTGAAAGAAGAGGACCAAAACTTTGTCAACACCTGTATTGAGCAGATTGAAGATCCCCTTAAAGCTATCATG ACCAAAACAGCCAACTTATGTAGCCATTTGAAGAGGAGTGGAGTGCCTGTGCGCCACAGTCTCTTCTTCCCCAGAGTCGTCTTCCTCTCCCCAGACTGCAAACTGGATGATGAGCTGATGAAGAGGAAAGAGCTCGTCTCCCACAGCCAGATAGATGACTTCCTCAGATCTTTCAAGGAGGGCTATATGGCCTGGATATCAGATGCTTTTACTCCCTCCTGGGTCTCAG GTCATCTGTCGTACAGGCAGATGGAGTCAGTGCGGGAGGTCCTTAGGAGGGTGGGAACGTGGGATCTGGTGCGGCTGCACTGTGGCGAGCAGCTGAAAGGAGACTTTCAGGGCTGCCAGTACATCGCGCCCAACCGCCAGGACACGGATACACTGGAGTTTTCCAGAGTCAAGACCCTGTCTGCTGACTCGCTGTGGGCTCTGCTGGGACATGCTCCTCAG GATCAGCGGCGAGGACGCAGATGCCAAAATCCCAGCGAACACCATTCGCAGCATCACACTCAGCATATGACAGGATGGTGTGGATTACGTAATTGA
- the LOC142373653 gene encoding uncharacterized protein LOC142373653 isoform X1 has protein sequence MIQLGNLFTHFHLSSKASESAQSQSKRQMATLPGFLQHVMKLTGLRKEDVYCSLRIPDQFQTARNDIDIVILAGQGIFCIDVKPWRGTVSAHNKNWHVQVKEEDQNFVNTCIEQIEDPLKAIMTKTANLCSHLKRSGVPVRHSLFFPRVVFLSPDCKLDDELMKRKELVSHSQIDDFLRSFKEGYMAWISDAFTPSWVSGHLSYRQMESVREVLRRVGTWDLVRLHCGEQLKGDFQGCQYIAPNRQDTDTLEFSRVKTLSADSLWALLGHAPQVTVKMFKRGSHGWLGKSLNATTTIPSNTFVLFRISGEDADAKIPANTIRSITLSI, from the exons ATGATTCAGCTTGGGAACCTGTTCACCCACTTTCACCTGAGCTCCAAAGCCTCAGAAAGCGCACAAAGCCAGAGCAAAAGGCAAATGGCCACACTGCCTGGCTTTTTACAACATGTCAT GAAACTCACTGGTCTGAGGAAGGAAGACGTTTACTGCAGTCTTCGTATCCCTGACCAGTTTCAGACAGCCAGGAATGACATCGACATTGTTATCCTTGCAG GCCAAGGGATCTTCTGCATAGATGTAAAACCCTGGAGAGGGACAGTGTCCGCTCACAACAAAAACTGGCATGTGCAAGTGAAAGAAGAGGACCAAAACTTTGTCAACACCTGTATTGAGCAGATTGAAGATCCCCTTAAAGCTATCATG ACCAAAACAGCCAACTTATGTAGCCATTTGAAGAGGAGTGGAGTGCCTGTGCGCCACAGTCTCTTCTTCCCCAGAGTCGTCTTCCTCTCCCCAGACTGCAAACTGGATGATGAGCTGATGAAGAGGAAAGAGCTCGTCTCCCACAGCCAGATAGATGACTTCCTCAGATCTTTCAAGGAGGGCTATATGGCCTGGATATCAGATGCTTTTACTCCCTCCTGGGTCTCAG GTCATCTGTCGTACAGGCAGATGGAGTCAGTGCGGGAGGTCCTTAGGAGGGTGGGAACGTGGGATCTGGTGCGGCTGCACTGTGGCGAGCAGCTGAAAGGAGACTTTCAGGGCTGCCAGTACATCGCGCCCAACCGCCAGGACACGGATACACTGGAGTTTTCCAGAGTCAAGACCCTGTCTGCTGACTCGCTGTGGGCTCTGCTGGGACATGCTCCTCAG GTAACAGTTAAAATGTTTAAGCGTGGCTCTCACGGATGGCTGGGTAAATCCCTGAATGCCACCACAACCATACCTTCAAACACCTTTGTGCTCTTCAGGATCAGCGGCGAGGACGCAGATGCCAAAATCCCAGCGAACACCATTCGCAGCATCACACTCAGCATATGA